One window from the genome of Crinalium epipsammum PCC 9333 encodes:
- a CDS encoding HNH endonuclease has translation MQQIFDFVRHKSVKAKVKETIKSEFNHCCAYCGSKSKRLTLDHVVASSQGGINSWLNLVPACAKCNSSKGSKNLTDWYTVSLPYYSNERLQRILNRYSAKQGTFPPNRSKGFA, from the coding sequence ATGCAGCAAATTTTCGACTTCGTTAGGCACAAAAGTGTAAAAGCTAAAGTAAAAGAGACGATTAAATCAGAGTTTAATCATTGCTGTGCCTACTGTGGTTCCAAGTCTAAACGCTTAACCCTAGACCATGTAGTAGCTTCTTCGCAAGGAGGTATCAATTCATGGCTAAACTTAGTGCCAGCCTGTGCCAAATGCAACAGTAGCAAAGGTTCTAAAAATCTAACTGACTGGTACACAGTCTCGCTGCCTTATTACTCTAACGAGCGGTTGCAGCGAATTTTAAACAGATATAGTGCCAAGCAGGGAACGTTTCCGCCCAATCGCTCGAAGGGATTTGCTTGA